The following DNA comes from Poecilia reticulata strain Guanapo linkage group LG5, Guppy_female_1.0+MT, whole genome shotgun sequence.
gaaacaataaatatatgagttggatttaatttataatgcaaTTAATTGCATATTGCAACGACACCCACCTGCTGCAGCCTGACTTCCTGTCGCTGCAGCCTGACTTCCTgtcgctgcagcagcaggagggctCCTTGGTTCGACAGCAGCCTGGAAACAAGTAGCAGTCAGATGAGACGACCTAGtcgattcttttctctgcagtgactttttaaaaatgttttttctctgctttacaGACTTCCAGCTAAGTCGTCTTTTGTTAGCGTTTGCTATGAAATTAGCTAATAAAGCCTGTAAGTAGCTATGAAGCATTTTATTCTCTGTTTCTACTAGTAGACTGGACTATCATCATGTTGAAGTAATGCGCCCCCTAGTGGTACTAGCTGGTCCTCACCGGGTCCGGCTGGGCCTGGGCAGGGCCGGGGCAGCGCCACCACCTTCAGCCCTTCCAGAGAGGCTCTCCTCTGGCTCAGCTCCCCCAGGAAGGAGCCCCTGTCCTGGGCCAGAGGGAAGAGCAGCAGCAACCTCTGACCTTCAGCCAGCAGATCCACAGAGTGGTGCCTCCTGGTGGAAACATGATGCCAGCCGTGTTTAATTTgcttaaattcaaattcagtttgtttgtctagaaagtccggttcgtttggggaggtgtgaacgcaAATCAAACTCAACCAACACACCTCGGTCTCGGTTcgattaaagtgaactctggttcggtttgaatgcatatgtgaaagGCAAGCAGATCAGAGACTGCTCCAaatgcaggaagtggactacaatgcagggaattctgggtaaatacaaccaaaacaaaaatgctaatttaacaCTAGAGAAGAGGAATCCTAAAaatcactaaaatctgatgctacagcgtttttgtttacattttgtaaagaaggaagtgacattcagcattttcttttttgtgtcgATTCCTTCGGTAGTTCTTGGAACAGCGCCCCCCCCCCCAGGTGAGGAGGGCTTATTGCAGGCTTTTCAATCAGTTTGGATCGCCTGACTCAgagcagtgtgaaagagaactgcAGTAGCTGGAAGTGAACAAATGTTTGGTGCCCAAACGAATCAGACTATCGAGTCTGAAAACAGCCTCAGAGAGTCGGGTCAGAACCTGAGGCGGTGCTGCGGGTCTGGACAGGAAACGCGGTCGGATCCGTCTCCCATCTCTCTCTGGTCGGGGTGAAGGAGAACCGAGCCGAGGGCCAAACGGACCAGCCTGCACcaggatgatgaagaggaggaggaagaagaagacaggtGGACAGGGGGACGGTCCGTCCACAGCTGCCTGAAGTCCATCCGGAGAACCCAGAGGGTTCTGGgcgtgaggaagaggagcgacAGGAGGCCGGCGTCCTCTGAGCCGAGATCGGAGGGGAGCTGGGCGGAACCGGAGGCCAGCGAGGAAGAGGacggagaggaggaagaggagcacaGGATGTGGGCGGGAAATCCTCCCCGAGCCGCCAGACTCTCCTCCGCCTCCCAGGGGCCGAGGAGCGAAGGAGGAAGGAGCCGAGGAAGAGCCGGGAGGTCCGAGGGGTCCtagaagaaccagaaccagaaccaaatggtgaaacaatgaaaatataCACCTCAAGAAGGTTCTGATCCAACATGAAGGTTCTGACCCAACATGAAGGTTCTGATCCAACATGAAGGTTCTGAATGGGAGACAAATTCAACCCGACATTTGAATCGAACGGCGCCATCTCTGACCTGAAGCAGCCCGTTCAGCTCGGTTCTGGTCTGTCGGACCTCCTCGGCCTCAGAGAAGACGAACCagcggttctgacccgttttGATTCCAAACGAGAGGCAGGAGTCCGGGAGCTCGGCCGGGCAGTTCAGCAGAACCTGGGAGTACGGTACCAGCAGATCCGCCTGGAGGCCCGACAGAACCTCCTCCACATCTGGACTCTGGTCCGGGCCTGAGGAAAGATCTGAAACATGATTACCTGAGCGGCACCAGCCGACCCAGACGGATCCAGACCCAAACCCGTTCAGAACCTCAGAGGTtagatcaaataaaactaaagaaattagtAATATTATAAACTATCCacaatatttataatattatttataacaaatcaatattaatattattattattatagataaaacaataataaaatatttagatcaattaaatattttagataatcattttaaacaataatatcTTCTTTTCTCCAGATAAAGCCGGGTGCTTACCTCtctcctgattggctgacaggGAGTCATGTGACCAGCAGAGCAGCGCCAGCAGCCGGTCCGTCAGAACCAGACACGCCCACCTCTGCTTCACCTCCTCGCTGACCAGGACACAGCAGCACCACAGAACGCTGCGGACCCgaacctccagctgctcctcgcTCGGCTCCTCCGGCCGGACGCCAGGCTCCTCCCCCTCTAGGAAGGGGGCGGAGCCAACAACCTCCTCCCCAGAGTCATCCAGGCCCATCTCAAAGTAGCCGTCCCTGGAGCTCAGACTGTGGAGCAAAGGGAGGAAGCCATCTTGAAGAAAAGTCCCGAATTTACGCCGAGCAGCAGGAAGGTTTTCTAAAAACTGACAGATTTCAGCTGATttcattagaaatatttaaactgaaagaaacttttacatgtttaatactttataaaaaatataattttacatgtttattgaaactgtcactaCGTCGTCACAGTTTGCtctgagacagataatctgtgaaaaagattgagctcctctgccttctcccagttctgactataaacaaccaatcagagccaggaggcgggtcttagcgctgtcaatcatcttcACGCCCCTCCCTTGATCTCTGCTATGCTCCAGTTAGcatagcctgtcatgaatgctcaggctagttagcatagccaccactGGTTCCTGTAACCGTAAGTTCCCATTGctacatttagcagtgagtacatgaggATTATttacagcactaagaccctcctggctctgattggttgtttttggatgGGAGCAATTTATTTCTTCAAGGCGGAGGAAGGGAGGAGGCGTAGGAGATTATCTgccttatttgttttttaacaaatatgtaaaaagaaaaaaaacatttttaataaaagttccaaactgcagctttaagttcTGGATGTTCCAGACAGGTGAGAACTTCACACCTTTAGAAAAATTCAGGTAAAAAACTGGAAGcaaaattaatctcaaattaaACAGAACAACTGAGCAAAGATTGAAATTTGCTGCTTTATTAAAGCATTAAATACTTTAACAAACAgtgaaattaataattatacattttctgAGGGAAACTAAtgggaagaaaacagaaagcgACAGAGAGCGGATGAATCACCTGCGACCGCCGACGTCGGTGCTCTGCACTTCAGACTGAACGTCTCTGGAATCAGAcctctgctcttcctcctcctcttcctctcctctcctcgtCTTCTGCTCCCTCAGGATGGAGCTGAGCTGCTGGGAGATCTGGGTAATGAAGTCTTTATTGGACAGGGACAGGGCGAATAGAGCAGAGGGGAGCAGCGGacagcaggtggcgctgcagGCGGAGCAGCGAACCTCCAGGCGACTGGAAAAGGAAGCTGAGCAGaaacagctggaagaaaaagagttttaaaattaGGTTTACACGTCggtttgagttttaaaaacattaaatcacatttcatttgttttactgaGACATTTCTGTGCTTTCAGATCACTGAGCTCCACTGACCAGACGGCTGCAGAGGAAGAAGCTGCGTTCGCTGGTGGGAGTGGCTGTTCAGACTGGCTGAGTGCAGAGCGTTTTACCTACAGgagtaaaaaaacacacacaataaaacCCAGAAACCTCAGAGGGAGACAAACGTCTCCACAGAAGACCTGAGAGCTGACCTTTCACCCCACTTATCCCCAGACACCCCGCCAAAATATCCTTAATGGACCCCATTAAAGATATTCACCCTTAAAGGTCTTgaatattctaatttaatgtttaagaCATTGAGGAGAATCTCATCTGAAACATGTACACAACCAGTCAGTTTCTCTTAAATTAAccacttcattttatttatttctgaaattttgtaatttaacatctAACTTTTTTGTACGATTGGATATAAATTCAGGCATtgagaggttaaaggtcatcaTGAATATTGTTGAGGTGGAGGCACTGGGCCTTCTGGTGGATGCAACATCTGAACGTTTAGCATCATTTAAGGTGGAGTTTCATATTAATCAACATGTAAACATGCCAGATTTAGCCACAGATGCTAGTTAGCATCACATCAGAGTCGCTCTGACCTGGTGCCAACTGCTCCAGCCTCGTGGTTACCATGGTGATCAGGCGTGTCTGAGCCTCACCTGAGCAGGTTCGGCGGACAGGAGGTGAGTGTCGGAGATGTTAGGAGGGGGTGCGGCGTCTACAGGGGCAGGGGCGGCGGGGGGGTCGGGGTCGTCCTCTCTGCTGGTCAGTCCTGAACAAAGAGAAGCTGAAAGAGTCAGTGGGACGAGACTGGGTCTGTCTGGGCGGTCCAGCAGCCGATCTGACCCGGGGGGGGCGGGGCATGATGTGATTGGTTCATACTCCCTCTGCCAAGCACAGCCTGATACATACATGATTACCTTGGCTGGGGcaggacgaagaggaggaggaggaggcaggaggagctgcagacgcCCTGGAGTCCTCACTGATCTGacaacagagagagaaggagctCAACCAGCAGCGCAGGAGATCAATGCTTCGGTTTCAGCTCGGCTCTGATTCGCTACAGCTCAACTCAAACTGGGGATCAGCACAGATCCCTTGATGTCCAGTTGTCACACGGTCATTAAAGGAACCGGATTTTAAGcaggaaatttttattttctgatttaaaaaaaaaaagttatttaattatttgcatttttttatatatttataatatatataaaaaaggcttaagtgatAAAATCAAAGATCAGCAGAATatcaccatttttaaaatccaattcATCGTCATTATAATCGATTAGGATTATAATTGTGAGCTGCAGTCCTACATGAAACAGAACTAAatagaaaatgaatattttagtgaACAACCACTGTATCATCCGTAGAAGAGCTTAAAACTCCGACTTCCTGTTTACCTTCTTATCGCTGCTGCTCATGCGATCTTTGACCTCTTTGGCTTTCTGAATGGCTTTCAGCACTTCCACCGTGTCCAGCTCCTTCTCCGTCGTCGCTCTGCAGTCCAGACTCACCTGACAACAACCGGGACGCAACAGGTTACAGACATGGCATCTCCGAGGTTATTACAGTGAGccagaacaaacaaaataacaaaaactgaagctgagaaaacattttaactaagAAACACCAACAAATGCACTCTAAAAcctaattaaaactaactgaattagacaaacaaaaagtcacaatgaaataaagtGGCACTataatgaaaatccaaaactATTATAACACAGGAGACCTTCTACTCGTCTTCTCATCATCCTCCTGTCAGATGATTAATCTTCCGGATTTAGACAGAAAAGTCACCAGGACCAGCTGGTTTAGAGGAACCGGGCCAGAAGAAGAGCCTACCTCTGCTGCCCGGTCCCCAAACTGGGCCAGAACCTTGGTTCTGTAGTCTGGGATGATGCACATGGGGTTACTGGACAGGTTGAGCTTCTCCAAGCAGGGCAGCGCTCCGATGTTCTTGATCTCCTCCAGCtgggaaaacacacagaagatCCACCATGAACAGGTTTCTACTGGAAACCATTAAACCAGATTACCGTAGGTCATAATGGAGGCAGAGACGTGCAGCCTGGGGAGATTAGCTACATGAGAAGTAAAATAGATGCTAACAATGATGAGAGAAAATCAATTCGTTTTTCATTTCAACGTGTTTGTGGAAAGAGCCTGGAGTGAGACAGTGCAGTACTCTGCCTCACCTCTGGAGGCGCTGTGCCACACAGTGAATGAAGCAGGAAGTTATTTCTATTCTCTTCACCAACACACTTGTTTAATTACAAATGTTCTACATGTTGATGTTCCACAATCTGCTTAACATATTTAATGAATGTGAGTGATATATTTAATCTTACTGACTGTCCATAAATGAATGTGCAGTGAAAATGTGAATGGTGAGGCAGGAAGTACCGCGCCTCACTGATAGAGGGCAGTGCTGAGCCCCGTAGGCATAACAGGTAGCAGGTGTTCTTCTTCTATGCATTGAAAAGACAATCAGAAAAATAGAGGAAATACAGCTGGGATAGAACTGTTGATGGCCAATTTCCTTTTTGGCcgccagatttttaaaaatgagacagaaaaaggaCGATTTTCACAACAAAGTGActgatatttgtggaaaaggATAAGATAAATCTAAGGTCAGACACAATTTGCAATATTTATCCGAAAAGAAGGTCAgccaaagtaaacatttaaattttaagaaatcAAATTACCCttatattaaatattctttGGTTTATCTGGCTTATTGTTGTTCTATTGCGGTTCTGATGGTTCGGTACAGATTACGAAACAATTAAAAGCTTTAATCAGTAAAACTGAAATGCAAGATTCTACAATGGATTTTGGATTTGTACATCTGACTCTCGAGGAGTTGGTGCCTCACCAGTCATGAGCGTCACTGAATGGAGTACAGAGTCCTCATTATGTTAGCATAATGGTGGTTACGCTAACAGCAGGGTTACCTGTGCCAGCTGGTTGTGGCTCAGGTCCAGGTTGACCAGAGAGTAGAGCTTGGAGAGGCCGCTGAGCGTCTCCAGCTGGTTCCCCGCCAGACTCAGCGTCTTGATGTTCCCCAGCCGCGTGTGAGCCGCCTCCAGGCTGCGCAGGCAGTTGTAGCTCAGGTCCACGTGCACCAGGCTGTAGAGGTGCTgcaggaaacaacaaaacaggcGGCTCAGCGTCAGACAGGACCTGCGGTTCCGATGGCTCAGGACGGTGCTGGACGGACCTGCAGGTTCTCCACAGACGACAGCTGGTTGTAGCTCAGGTCCAGGAACTCCACCTTCGGGATGAGTTTCTGCAACGGGAACACCATCAGCTCCACGCTGACACACACACgtcacacacacagcaacatTTCCTACAGAGACTACAGAACTTCAATGTTGCCATAAATCCACAAACATCAAGACCTTTCTGGATGTTCCCTTCACTGGTCTGCAGAAAATAATGACCTTTATTGGTGAGAGGAGAAATCGGTTTAAAAAAGCTGTGTGGGTCAGTCTGGTTTTGGTCCAAGTTCAACCCATCATCATAACCCCGCCCACCCACATGGTGCCACCCATTCAGGAAGCAGACTGCAGAACCAttcagatgttttccttttctccacCAGTGGTGACCCAGATGATCTGGAGGAAAATGTCTGACAATCTGACTCTGATGGTTCAGTTTACAGATGGAACAATAATAGAACCTGGCTATTGAAACAGTTTCTGTATTTCCACTGATGCCCCACGTATTGGTTTATTTTATAGCTTAGCGTCACATTTAAGGTGGAATAAAATTATTCCTGACCAGGAGGACGAAACTTTCAGATCCTTCGTGATCAactagattattttttattaatctttaattAGATCATAGTTTACAGGATTAGGCACAAAGAGATTCTGAGGTTTCATTAGTTTTTAGGTCCGGCTAATCCTGACCGATCAGATTAACTCAGGGTTAGGTGAAGCTAGGCTAACCCTGACTCACCACTGAGTCGTCGACGGAGCCGATGCAGTTGTGGCTCATGTCCAGCGTGGTCAGGTGTCTCCAGACAGGAACCAGTGCCGTGACAGGACAgccaggctccgccccctcagGCTCCCACTGCGGGAACTCACTGGCCTCTGGGACGAGGATGGACTGGAGGGAGGGAAGAGATCacaggttcaggttctggtgcATCTGGACCCAGGCTCCAGGTTCTGGCTTCAGGGACACACCATCATGGACTCAGTGGAGCGATGGAGGCTCAGCGTAGCCAGGCTGGCCCTCAGGGACGGCAGACCCTGGATCTGCTGCGAGCTGCAGTCGCTGATCTGAGGATGGAGACAGAGAGACGCTTTCAGCACAAACACGATCAACCTCTCTGGGACGTCGTCAACGTCTCGGAGCCGTCGTCGGAACATTGAAGAACATCAGGAGTTAAATGTTCTCAGATCTCACGCCGGTCGTCCTGCTGAAGAATTGTGGGAGTTGAAGTTACCTCAATCTGCAGCAGGGACTTGAACACCGACAGGTCGAAGGGGAGGCTGCTCTCCTCAATGTTACTGGTTCCTACTGGACCTCTGCTCCCTGAAATCTAACCAAAACCAGAACCCGCATGAACACCCATGCGCTCTGCAGCAGGAACACGCAATGTGGTGGCGTTACCTTGAGGTAGCGCAGCCTGCAGGTGAAGTCCAGGATGTGTCCCAGGTCCATTCTGGCGTCTCCGCTGAGGCAGGTGGGCGTGGCCAGGCGGAGCTGCTGGGACACGGAGTAAAGCTGCAGCGGTCGCAGAGAAAACACCTCTCctgcctgcagcagctgctcccctgcagcacagagacacagcAGCTAGATGTCACCAGCATTTCCCCCAGCAGATCCAGAAGTTTCCGGTGGTTCTGCCTCTTCATCTAAAAACGATGTAAAATGGTTCCTCTGACCTTTATGGAAGAGCTCCTCCGCCAGCGCTGCTGTGATGCCATTAATCTCCTGAAACAAGAGATTCAAAGGATTTCattttggatttaacaaaaagagCCAGAAATCAACCATCAGTTGGAAAAACATTGCAGAGAAAAACCTGAACATCACAGACAGAAAAGGAGAACCACTGATTATGACCAGCAGTCCCCTGCATGACAgccacattttcagtctgactTTCTATTCTCCTTTTGTTTCAACATCAAGCTGTTATGAAACAGGAAGACAATAAAACAGTCTGGTTGTTTTGTAGCAGAGCAGGTGCTCTGTGACCCCCTGCAGCTCTTAGGAGAAGCTGCACCTTgtaggcggggctaggtccaatCAGATGTTTCAAACAGcagaatggttgccacggagattaaagaatttctcaaacatgcctgaaagaatcaaagcaccACCGCAGCGTAGTTTTGATGAGTGAATAACATTATAGCATGATGCAatgctcaaaaaagttgattttagttcttttttaaaactggagCAGGACGTTTTCTGTCAGCCATGACTAAATGAGCTGGTCGTAGTCCACCTGCTCAGGTGATACTCACATAGAGGTGGAAGTGCAGGAAGTAGGTGAGCGGAGTGGGCGTGGCCTCTGGAAACTGCTGCAGCAGCGTCTGCAGGTAGAGCTCCAGCTCCTTCTGCCGCCGCTCCACCAGACTCTTGGAGTTCTTCCCCAGGATCTTCTTGGGAGGAAGGAGACGGCGGTCCACCTTCTTCTCCGCCGTCAACTGCAGATTCAGGAGGAAAACACAGACGATGCTACAGTTTGACGCCTTTCTCCTCAAATCCAGGCAAATCAGAGTCCTCAAAGTGTTCAACAGTTACACGACAAACAATAATACAACTGAAAACTATGGAGTTGAGATGGGAGGGGAAAgtagttaaagctgcagtttgtttttttataaaaaatatgttttttacatatttgttaaaactgtcaccatgtcattgGCTGTTGCTCACCTTCTCATGCAGCTCGTAGAAATCGCTGTAGCGGTGCTTCACCGTCCACCGGTGCAGACCGTCCGTTACATCGATGATGTAgacctgaaggaaaacaacaaagccGTCTCCATGGTCACTGCATCAAAACACAGCAGATCTGTTTAACTGTTATGCTAATCTGGTGCTCGGTTGGTGCTGCATTGATGCATCACTGCATCAATGCAGCGTGGCATGGAGGAGAATACCCTGTGGTTATGCTGAGGTTCTGGGAGTTTAGACTGATTTAGACTGGTGATTGTTGCCTCTGGTGACTTTTAACATCCTATTGACAAGGATTTCATCTAGTGGTCCTTCTGGATCTCCAAATGAAATCCTGAATGCTTTAGGATTTCATCCTAATCTGATCTGAGATAAAACTTCGGCCCATTGAGCAACGCTGGAGAGAAGCTTCTGATGTCGTCTTTGGCTCTGAACGTAACAGCTGACTCGGATTGGATGCACATGTTGCGcatctttttccttccatttaacTTTCCATTAATGTACTTGCATAAAGCCCAGTATGAACAGCCAGCTTCTTCACTAATTGACCTTGTGTAGCTTCCCCTCCTTATGGAGAGTTTCACTGAGCGTCTGCTGACTTTCCCATGATTTTAAGAGCCATAACtcaatgtttgtgtttgaaatcttgtttttctagtcttatttattattacaaactTATGATAGACTAGATTTGATCCTTCCTGTAACTGTAAGCTTTAATCGTTAAAATGTAGGAAAATAAACGCGAGAGCTACATCACTGTGTGTGACGTAGCTCCGATGACCGTTTCATTAAACGAGACATGTTTCATTAAACGAGACAGAATGTGTTACCATGACAACGGCAGATCTAAAGCCTTCGACTGTCAAACAGAGGGGCTGCAGTCTGTCTGAATGTTTCATTTAGCATCAGTGTTGCCACAGCCCTAGCTAGTAGCCGTACCGTGTAGCTCTCCACCAGCTCCGAACCGACCACAGTCACCTTCCGGGCTGGAACCGCCTCTGGAAAAGGGCCGGGCTCCATCCTGATCCGCGGAGAAACACGCCGAACCGACTAGAGCGCTAAAAAAgccaacatttaattaaaaccgCGTCACAGAGAACCCGCCGCCATGTTTGTTAtgatgcagcagctgctgacagcttcaaaaaaaaactttattaacaattcttttgacaaacaggaagttgttaaACTTAAAGtcatgatttgttttcatttttctgtgtctCTTGGCTCTGAAACgcattttgttggttttattctgcttttgcaTAGCtttgactttgttgtttttgttaaatattaaatggccGATCTGGCCGGATGATGCATTTTAAgcagtttaataaagtttttgacATAAAAAGCCTTCTGTGTCATTTTGGGCTATTTATCCTTTTTCTAAATGTATCTTAAATATACTATTACTGCAATTTAattcctatttttatttatttattattgattaCATAATTATTAACACTGTTAGACCCATTTTGTAATATCACAatatcaaacaacaaaaagttaaaatgttgatttttctttctttcctttattCTTTAGATTGAACTGTATTGTTCGGATTGGATAGGAAATGCAAAACGCGCAACAACGGCCACTACTCCTAAACTCAGCAAGATCTCTGTGATTCAGTGACCCAGGTTAATGgaacaagaaaaaagtaaaactaataagaaatgcaatatcatgtgtcatttttgtgcaacatttgcacaaaatacaaactacatcatgttttatgttacaTTCAACTTTACATTTCCATCAAacttctcaaaaacaaacaaaaatacaaacaaaatgaaaacgtCATATTTTattctccaaaataaaaaaccatTGCACGACTGACCTTTTTGTCGCGTTTATCTACTCCTCCGGGGTTAAAGGTGAATTTCTAGAGCTCACTATAAACATGTCTCTGAGCGGGTATGTATTATGCTAACCCACCCTACGGTTTCAccaatgtttttaaagtggaGTAATAAATTCCAACCGCGTGGTGGCGCTGCGGGAACAGGGACGGGACAGAAAGCATCTGTTCTGAGgaagactttttcttttttttgtcttcaacaTGCCCCCTGCTTGATTCATCAATTGACCTTGTTTCTGATTAATCTTCTCAGCtttatattttgatgattaCCATCATCAAACTTGTTAATCATTACGCTGGTCAATATTCCAGTTATTATGGttcaaagtaactctaaacaagTGGGGGTTTAAGTCTTGGTTTAAAGGAACTtagtgtttctgctgctttgcagttttctggaagtttgttccagatttatggAGCATAGCtcaatgctgcttctccatgtttggctctggttctggatgcagagcagaaccagaaccagaaaacctgagaggtctggaaggttgctaagacagcagcagatctttaagccgttcagtgatgtataaactaacaacagtattttaaagtctattctgccagtgaaggactttagaactgggtgatgtgctctctcttcctggttttagtcacaccagcagcagcgatctggatcagctgctgctggaaaattgattttttttatttgaccagTTGCCGTAATCAATGCAACTGAAGATAAACTCATGGATGAATTTTTCTAGATCTtgctgggacattagtcctttaatcctgaaaatgttcttcaagGGACAGAAGGCCGGCTTTATAACTGTCTTTATGTAAATCTGGTTCTGCTCAGAACCAGATTTTGGGCCTGAACTCCAGTTTCTAgatgtaataactgaagctgcatGTTGACTCTATatcgttcctctttaggtccacagataataactttagttttgctatttccagtatttttatacagtgtctctgaattttaaagttttactaataaaaagtttattagtTAGTTCACAACGTCCCACTTTATTAATAAACATAGTAGTTTAATCATAAATGTCTGTAGTTGTTTAATTTGCCTTTAACCTTGCAGATTTAGTGGATGGTGCTCTAATGTGCTGCAGCAGCCACAGAGCTGCTTGAGTTGTTGTTGTCAGACaggatgggggtggggggtgggagCTGTGGATCAGATTACAGCAGCTATAACCGAACCGGACTGAACCATCATTAGGCTGCAGGGGGGAGTAACGCTGTCTGCTGAAGACAAAGAGCTTCATCCGTCTGGGTCCAGAGGTCCAATTCTCAGGAGATCCACTGACACCTTTGACCTTCTGTCATGTTCAGAGGGTTAATCCCCAACCGGAGGCGCCTGGAGGCACCGCCCCCCTCCCTCTGCAGGAAGTGGACCGGTCCAGCTCTTTATGTTGGCtgtgaggaggaggacgagACACATCGAGTGCTGTCAGAGCAGAGAGCGTCACACTCTCT
Coding sequences within:
- the nisch gene encoding nischarin isoform X3, producing MEPGPFPEAVPARKVTVVGSELVESYTVYIIDVTDGLHRWTVKHRYSDFYELHEKLTAEKKVDRRLLPPKKILGKNSKSLVERRQKELELYLQTLLQQFPEATPTPLTYFLHFHLYEINGITAALAEELFHKGEQLLQAGEVFSLRPLQLYSVSQQLRLATPTCLSGDARMDLGHILDFTCRLRYLKISGSRGPVGTSNIEESSLPFDLSVFKSLLQIEISDCSSQQIQGLPSLRASLATLSLHRSTESMMSILVPEASEFPQWEPEGAEPGCPVTALVPVWRHLTTLDMSHNCIGSVDDSVKLIPKVEFLDLSYNQLSSVENLQHLYSLVHVDLSYNCLRSLEAAHTRLGNIKTLSLAGNQLETLSGLSKLYSLVNLDLSHNQLAQLEEIKNIGALPCLEKLNLSSNPMCIIPDYRTKVLAQFGDRAAEVSLDCRATTEKELDTVEVLKAIQKAKEVKDRMSSSDKKISEDSRASAAPPASSSSSSSCPSQGNHD
- the nisch gene encoding nischarin isoform X1; protein product: MEPGPFPEAVPARKVTVVGSELVESYTVYIIDVTDGLHRWTVKHRYSDFYELHEKLTAEKKVDRRLLPPKKILGKNSKSLVERRQKELELYLQTLLQQFPEATPTPLTYFLHFHLYEINGITAALAEELFHKGEQLLQAGEVFSLRPLQLYSVSQQLRLATPTCLSGDARMDLGHILDFTCRLRYLKISGSRGPVGTSNIEESSLPFDLSVFKSLLQIEISDCSSQQIQGLPSLRASLATLSLHRSTESMMSILVPEASEFPQWEPEGAEPGCPVTALVPVWRHLTTLDMSHNCIGSVDDSVKLIPKVEFLDLSYNQLSSVENLQHLYSLVHVDLSYNCLRSLEAAHTRLGNIKTLSLAGNQLETLSGLSKLYSLVNLDLSHNQLAQLEEIKNIGALPCLEKLNLSSNPMCIIPDYRTKVLAQFGDRAAEVSLDCRATTEKELDTVEVLKAIQKAKEVKDRMSSSDKKISEDSRASAAPPASSSSSSSCPSQGLTSREDDPDPPAAPAPVDAAPPPNISDTHLLSAEPAQVKRSALSQSEQPLPPANAASSSAAVCCFCSASFSSRLEVRCSACSATCCPLLPSALFALSLSNKDFITQISQQLSSILREQKTRRGEEEEEEEQRSDSRDVQSEVQSTDVGGRSLSSRDGYFEMGLDDSGEEVVGSAPFLEGEEPGVRPEEPSEEQLEVRVRSVLWCCCVLVSEEVKQRWACLVLTDRLLALLCWSHDSLSANQERDLSSGPDQSPDVEEVLSGLQADLLVPYSQVLLNCPAELPDSCLSFGIKTGQNRWFVFSEAEEVRQTRTELNGLLQDPSDLPALPRLLPPSLLGPWEAEESLAARGGFPAHILCSSSSSPSSSSLASGSAQLPSDLGSEDAGLLSLLFLTPRTLWVLRMDFRQLWTDRPPVHLSSSSSSSSSSWCRLVRLALGSVLLHPDQREMGDGSDRVSCPDPQHRLRRHHSVDLLAEGQRLLLLFPLAQDRGSFLGELSQRRASLEGLKVVALPRPCPGPAGPGCCRTKEPSCCCSDRKSGCSDRKSGCSSRDSLRLQGDENQPPPHLVPGLSPGLKLLAGLRGQQLLSYFSRYVAQSQAEELRHVCWLSVLLYKAPGSEVTSCLLLSTEAIYFLLDDSVPPLHPHSGTDAASPEDAETSLCSCLSVRLAELQAVNVGLFDQNFRVVGRSADQVVCCLSRDGYGTSVFLQRLMAALSLQQQQHPPQPDPSDQDFYSQFTGKLQNYELVHSSRVRFIYPSDEEMGDLTFIVSERKTSASELPPSSCSILLYLLVFQVQMPSQPSASTERSPVLQPRTLVLTGTDVFLLDEDYVSYPLPDFAKEPPSRGRYQLCEARRIRDLDRVLLGYQPYPQALTLVFDDLPGPDLLCHLTMDHFAPAGPEAPPPGGVAGGQGEVQWCIFVPGGDSRERLISLLARQWEALCSRELPVELTG